TTGTGAGAGTTACCCGATCCGCGCGGGTTGCACCACTGGAGGTACGGGGCCGCGGAGGGCGGGACGGCGTCTCCTGGCCATACGGGACATACGTCCCGGCAGATGCCCGGGCCGGCCGGGCGGCCTCGGCCCTTCGGGGGGTACGGCATACCGCGCTGGTTGTACGCACCGCCGCCTCTCCACCCTGCGGCACCCCCGCGTCTCCGCCTCCGACAGGAGGCACCGCGGGCGTCCGCGCCGTACGGTCAAGATCCGGCACGGGGGCTGCGCTGCCGGGCGGGGGGAGAACGGGGGACGCGGCGCGCTCCGGAAACAGGGTGCCGGAGCGCGCCGCGTCAGGGGCCGGCGCCGGGGGGTGCGCCGGCCGGGGTCCGGACGGTGATACGGCCCAAGGGAAGGCCGTCGCTGTCCACCGGTCCGGACCGGGTCGGGGAGTGACGTGAGGGTTGTCGTCGTCCCGCGGAGGGTTTACAGCGCCAGTCCGGTGAGGACCAGCACCCGCTCGTAGGTGTAGTCGTCCATCGCGAAGCGCACGCCCTCGCGCCCCACACCGGACTGCTTGACGCCGCCGTACGGCATCTGGTCCGCGCGGTAGGACGGCACGTCGCCGATGACCACGCCGCCGACCTCCAGGGCGCGGTGGGCACGGAACGCGGTCTGCACGTCGTGCGTGAAGACACCCGCCTGCAGGCCGAACTTGGAGTCGTTGACGGCCGCGAACGCCTCGTCCACCCCGTCGACCTTCTTGATCGTGAGGACCGGGCCGAAGACCTCCTCGCAGGCGAGGGTGGCGTCGGCGGGCACGTCCTCCAGGACGGTCGGCGCGTAGGAGGCGCCGTCGCGCTTGCCGCCGGCGAGCAGCTTCGCGCCGCGCTCCACGGCCTCGTCGACCCATGCCTCGACGCGCTTGGCGGCGTCCTCGTTCACCAGCGGGCCGACCTCGGTCGCGTCGTCCGACGGGTCGCCGGTGACCTGCGCCTCGACGGCCGCCACGATCTTGGGCACCAGCCGGTCGTACACGGACGCGTCCGCGATGACCCGCTGCACGGAGATGCAGGACTGGCCGCCCTGGTAGTTCGAGAAGATCGCGATGCGCTGCGCGGCCCGGTCCAGGTCCGCCTCGGAGGACCAGTCGGGCAGGACGACGGCCGCGCCGTTGCCGCCGAGCTCCAGGGTGCAGTGCTTGCGCGGGACCGAGTCGAGGATGGCGTAGCCGACCTTCTCGGAGCCGGTGAAGGAGACGACCGGCAGCCGCTCGTCCTGGACCAGCGCCGGCATCCGGTCGTTGGTCACCGGGAGGATCGACCAGGAACCGGCCGGCAGGTCGGTCTCGGCCAGCAGCTCGCCGATGATCAGGCCGGAGAGCGGGGTGGCCGGCGCGGGCTTGAGGATGATCGGGGCGCCGGCCGCGATGGCCGGGGCGACCTTGTGGGCGCACAGGTTCAGCGGGAAGTTGAACGGTGCGATGCCCAGGACCGTGCCGCGCGGGAAGCGGCGGGTCAGCGCGAGCCGGCCGGCGCCGCCCGCGTCGGTGTCCAGCCGCTGCGCCTCGCCGCCGTTGAAGCGGCGGGCCTCCTCGGCCGCGAAACGGAACACCGAGACGGCGCGGCCGACCTCACCGCGCGCCCACTTGATGGGCTTGCCGTTCTCCGCGGAGATCAGCTGCGCGATCTCCTCCGTGCGCTCCACCAGCCGGCGCTGCACGTGATCCAGGGCGGCGGCCCGCACGTGGGCGGGGGTCGCGGCGAACTCCTCCTGGACGGCGACGGAGGCGGCGACGGCCTCCTCGACCTGGGCCTCGGTGGGAATGCTCACCGTGCCGACGAGACGTCCGTCCCAGGGGGAGGTGACATCGAAGGTGGCGTCGCCGGTGGCCTTGCGGCCGGCGAGCCAGAAGGCGGTGGGGGCTGCATCAGTGTGGATCGGCACAGTGGAACCCGGCCCTTCAGAAGTGGTGGGTGGTGCGCATGGGCATGGCTCAGCGAGCGGCTCTGCGGTTTTGACTCTGCCCCCACGGTAGGGGTGCGGCGGCGCCATGGCGTTTGTCCGAAGCGTAGAAATGCGGGGGCGGGCCCCTCCGCGGTGGAGGGGCGCTCCGACCCGCGCCGCGCCCCCGTCGCCCGGCGACGAGGCCGCCCCCCTTGTCGCTCCCGGCTTGTCGCTGCCGGTCGGCGTCAGTCCGCCGTCCCGCCCGCCGTCGCCTTCAACGCCAGCCACAGCTCCATCCGTACGTCCGCGTCGTCCAGCGAGCGGCCCAGGATCTCCTCCACCCGCCGCATCCGATAGCGCAGCGTGTGCCGGTGTACGCCCAGGTCGGCGGCGGCCGCGTCCCACTGGCCGTGCCGGGCGAGCCAGGCGCGCAGCGACGCGACCAGATCACCGCGGCCGGTCGCGTCGTGCTCGCGCAGTGCCCGCAGCAGCCCGTCCGCGAAGGCTCGCACCGCATCGTCGGCGAGCAGCGGCAGCACCGATCCCGCCGCCACGTCCTCGTGCTCGACCAGCACCCGGCCGCGCCGGCGGGCCACCGACAGCGCCTGTTCGGCCTGCCGGTAGGCGTTGGCGGCGGCCATCGGTCCGGTCGGCGCGGACAGCCCGACCGCCACCCCGGCACCGCCGTTCGCCGCCTCCTGACGCGCCGCCCGGCCGCGCGGCCCCGCCTGCGCCCCGGAGCGGGCCTCGGCCTCGGCGGCGTACGCGGCACAGGCGTCGGCGGCCGCCCCGCCGTCCGCGACCAGCACGATCAGCCGGCCGCCGTCCGGTACCGCGAGCACCGCCTCACCGGTCCGCGCGGCCGCGGAGTCCATCGCGTCGGTGAGCGCCTCCAGCGCCCCCGCCGCGCCCGTTCCGCGGGCCGGGGACGCCCCGCCCGCCGACGCCGGCTCCTCACCCGCCACCGGCTCCGCCACCACCACCCGGAACGGCGCGTCCAGCAGCCCTCCGTAGAGCCGCCCCGCCACCGCCCGCGCGTGGTCCGGCTCCCCCGCCAGCAGCATCTTCAGCACCGCGGCGCCCAGCCGCTGCTCGGCGTCCTGCAGCGACCGGGACCGCTCGGTGGTCAGCGTCAGCAGCGCGACCGCGGAGTGCACGGCGTAGCGCTCGGCCGTACCGAGCCGCGCCCCCGTCCCGACGGCCAGCACCCCGCGCGCGCGGCGCCCCGTACCCAGTGACTGCAGCTCCACGCGGTCGTCGCCGTCCGTGTCACTGACCACCGAGCTGGCGGGCGCGGGCCGCTCCCGCAGCCGCGCCACGTCCTCCGAGAGCCGGGCCGCCCGCCGCGCCGCCCAGTCGGGAGCGGCGGCCACCACGGCCCCCGACGCGTCGTAGAGCGCCGCCCAGCCGTCCAGGTGTGCCGCGAGCCGCGCCAGCAGCTCGGCGGGCCCCTCCGCGCTGAGCGCCGCCCGGGTCAGCTCCCGCTGCGCCTCGAAGCCCGCGGTCACCGCGCGGTACTGGTCGGCGGCCACCGAGGCCGAGACGGCCTTGCTGATCGCGATGAACGGCGTCCTGCGGGGCACCCCGAGCAACGGCAGCCCCTGCTCCCTCGCCGCCTCGACCAGCGCGTCGGGAACGTCCTCGTAATTCACCCCGACCGCGAACCCCAGCCCGACCACCCCGGCCTCCGCGACCCGCCGCACGTACCTGCGGGTCGCCTCCGGGTCCTCCGCGTCCAGCTTGAGCGCGGTGATCAGGAGCAGCTCGCCGCCCTCCATGTACGGCACCGGGTCGATCAGCTCACTGGCGTGCGCCCACCGCACCGGGACGTCCAGCCGCTCCTCCCCCGCGAGCACGGTCAGCTTGAGCGCGGTGTGGTTGACCAGGGAAGCGAGGGTGTGCGGCATGAGACCTTCGATGGCTTCGACGACTGCGCCCGAGCACCGGACGCCGACCGATGGTTTGCGCCGCCCCGTATGAACGGCCCGTGTCGATTCTGCCTCAACGGAGGAATCCGGGGCACTCCACACCGGACAAACCTTCTCCGCCTCCATGCCGGAGCGGCGCCCCCCGCAGCCCGGGGCGACACTGGCGAGCGGGGGACGCGGGGGGGCTGGCACGGCTGTCGGAGGCGGGTGCCCGCCCGACCCCAGCGTCAGGGTCGCAGGTCCACGAGGACGGGGGGTGCCGCCTCCCCGGTCACGGACGTCACGGACAGCACCGCATGGCCGGGGGGTACCGCGTTGGCAAGCTCCGATGCCGACCAGCGCTCCCGCTCCACCGTCCGCACGGTCACCGCCTTCGCGGTCACGTTCTTGCCCGTGACCAGTCGTCGGATCGAGTGCATGACCTTGGTGAACGGCTCGTCGGAAACGATCTGCCGGTCGGTGACGTCTCTGGTCTCCACCCACGCCTTGCCCCAGACCTCGGCGAACCGCGCCCCGTCCCAGACCGTCACGCCCGCGAACG
The sequence above is a segment of the Streptomyces lydicus genome. Coding sequences within it:
- a CDS encoding aldehyde dehydrogenase family protein — encoded protein: MPIHTDAAPTAFWLAGRKATGDATFDVTSPWDGRLVGTVSIPTEAQVEEAVAASVAVQEEFAATPAHVRAAALDHVQRRLVERTEEIAQLISAENGKPIKWARGEVGRAVSVFRFAAEEARRFNGGEAQRLDTDAGGAGRLALTRRFPRGTVLGIAPFNFPLNLCAHKVAPAIAAGAPIILKPAPATPLSGLIIGELLAETDLPAGSWSILPVTNDRMPALVQDERLPVVSFTGSEKVGYAILDSVPRKHCTLELGGNGAAVVLPDWSSEADLDRAAQRIAIFSNYQGGQSCISVQRVIADASVYDRLVPKIVAAVEAQVTGDPSDDATEVGPLVNEDAAKRVEAWVDEAVERGAKLLAGGKRDGASYAPTVLEDVPADATLACEEVFGPVLTIKKVDGVDEAFAAVNDSKFGLQAGVFTHDVQTAFRAHRALEVGGVVIGDVPSYRADQMPYGGVKQSGVGREGVRFAMDDYTYERVLVLTGLAL
- a CDS encoding PucR family transcriptional regulator; this encodes MPHTLASLVNHTALKLTVLAGEERLDVPVRWAHASELIDPVPYMEGGELLLITALKLDAEDPEATRRYVRRVAEAGVVGLGFAVGVNYEDVPDALVEAAREQGLPLLGVPRRTPFIAISKAVSASVAADQYRAVTAGFEAQRELTRAALSAEGPAELLARLAAHLDGWAALYDASGAVVAAAPDWAARRAARLSEDVARLRERPAPASSVVSDTDGDDRVELQSLGTGRRARGVLAVGTGARLGTAERYAVHSAVALLTLTTERSRSLQDAEQRLGAAVLKMLLAGEPDHARAVAGRLYGGLLDAPFRVVVAEPVAGEEPASAGGASPARGTGAAGALEALTDAMDSAAARTGEAVLAVPDGGRLIVLVADGGAAADACAAYAAEAEARSGAQAGPRGRAARQEAANGGAGVAVGLSAPTGPMAAANAYRQAEQALSVARRRGRVLVEHEDVAAGSVLPLLADDAVRAFADGLLRALREHDATGRGDLVASLRAWLARHGQWDAAAADLGVHRHTLRYRMRRVEEILGRSLDDADVRMELWLALKATAGGTAD